One stretch of Mycolicibacterium fallax DNA includes these proteins:
- a CDS encoding ESX secretion-associated protein EspG: MAVIYELRGLENLPYPLFGRTPPGQNEGRERDAYWDQLHCGDLKFVQNWITAYINADIWLECQVHYLPPRSGTVRVAACRADQIGFLASQRVDENTVNLYSVPPLQLGSAVATSVGLTAPGTHSLIVAPPFFVDLGPRGTTRTSEIDDGGFKTVPVVSKRPARTTVARADVISMAVAQSRCDPARSWGLDPAQDAVGWVHVAGDGDYIYAPDFSHAVPGTVEILGKRIDRLIAEDIAELRRRRESNW, translated from the coding sequence TTGGCTGTGATCTACGAATTAAGGGGGCTCGAGAATCTTCCATATCCGTTGTTCGGCCGGACGCCGCCGGGACAGAATGAGGGACGCGAACGCGACGCCTATTGGGACCAGCTACACTGTGGTGATCTCAAATTCGTTCAGAATTGGATCACCGCATACATCAACGCCGATATCTGGCTTGAATGCCAGGTCCACTACTTGCCCCCGAGGTCCGGGACTGTTCGTGTCGCGGCATGCCGCGCAGACCAAATTGGGTTTCTTGCGTCGCAGCGTGTCGATGAGAATACCGTCAACCTCTACAGTGTTCCCCCGCTCCAATTGGGGTCCGCCGTCGCGACGTCAGTCGGCCTGACGGCACCAGGAACTCACAGCCTTATTGTCGCCCCACCATTTTTCGTCGATCTCGGGCCGCGCGGGACCACCCGAACTTCCGAGATCGACGACGGCGGGTTCAAGACCGTACCCGTGGTCTCAAAACGACCGGCACGCACGACCGTGGCAAGGGCCGATGTGATCTCAATGGCGGTAGCCCAGTCGCGCTGCGATCCTGCTCGTAGTTGGGGCTTGGACCCAGCCCAGGACGCAGTGGGTTGGGTGCATGTCGCTGGGGACGGCGACTACATCTACGCGCCGGATTTCTCTCACGCAGTACCCGGGACGGTGGAGATCCTAGGTAAGCGGATCGATCGTCTGATCGCGGAAGACATCGCAGAGCTGCGGCGGCGTCGGGAAAGCAACTGGTAG
- a CDS encoding IS256 family transposase, translating to MLTVVHDAREANESTGGDRRSLLDEIVRDGARQMLAAALQAEVAAYVAQFADQLDEDGHRLVVRNGYHQPREVLTAAGAVEVKAPRVNDRRVDPDTGARQRFSSAILPAWARKSPQMSEVLPLLYLHGLSSGDFGPALEQFLGSGAGLSASTITRLTAQWQDEAAAFGRRDLSGTDYVYLWVDGIHLKVRLEQTKLCLLVMIGVRADGRKELVALTDGYRESTESWADLLRDCRRRGMTAPVLAVGDGALGFWKAVREVFPATREQRCWFHKQANVLAALPKSAHPSALAALKDIYNAEDIDKAQVAVKAFEVDFGAKYPKAVAKIVDDLDVLLEFYKYPAEHWIHLRTTNPIESTFATVRLRTKVTKGPGSRAAGIAMAYKLIDAAQGRWRAVNAPHLVALVRAGAVFHKGKLLERPTDITPPQPPSGGDQHTGTEVA from the coding sequence ATGCTCACCGTAGTTCACGATGCCCGGGAGGCCAACGAAAGTACCGGCGGTGATCGTCGGTCGTTGCTCGATGAGATCGTCCGTGACGGCGCCCGGCAGATGCTGGCTGCGGCACTCCAAGCCGAGGTCGCCGCCTACGTGGCCCAGTTCGCCGACCAGCTCGACGAGGACGGCCACCGGCTGGTGGTCCGCAACGGCTACCACCAGCCGCGTGAGGTGTTGACCGCGGCCGGCGCGGTGGAGGTCAAAGCCCCGCGGGTCAATGACCGGCGCGTGGACCCCGATACCGGTGCGCGGCAGCGGTTCTCCTCGGCGATCCTGCCCGCCTGGGCACGCAAGTCCCCGCAGATGAGCGAGGTGCTGCCGCTGCTGTACCTGCACGGCTTGTCCAGTGGCGATTTCGGTCCGGCGTTGGAGCAGTTCCTCGGCTCGGGTGCGGGGTTGTCGGCGTCGACGATCACCCGGTTGACCGCGCAGTGGCAGGACGAAGCTGCCGCGTTCGGGCGCCGGGATCTGTCGGGCACCGACTACGTCTACCTGTGGGTCGACGGGATTCACCTCAAGGTCCGTTTGGAGCAGACCAAGCTGTGCCTGCTGGTGATGATCGGCGTGCGTGCTGACGGCCGCAAGGAGCTTGTCGCGCTCACCGACGGGTATCGGGAGTCGACCGAGTCGTGGGCCGATCTGCTGCGCGACTGCCGCCGGCGCGGGATGACCGCCCCGGTGCTGGCTGTCGGCGACGGCGCCCTGGGGTTCTGGAAGGCGGTCCGTGAGGTGTTCCCCGCCACGCGCGAGCAGCGTTGCTGGTTCCACAAGCAAGCCAATGTGCTTGCCGCACTGCCGAAATCGGCGCACCCGTCGGCGTTGGCGGCGCTCAAGGACATCTATAACGCCGAGGATATCGACAAGGCCCAGGTCGCGGTCAAGGCATTCGAGGTCGACTTCGGGGCCAAGTACCCCAAGGCGGTCGCCAAGATCGTCGACGACCTCGATGTTCTGCTGGAGTTCTACAAGTACCCCGCCGAGCACTGGATCCACCTGCGCACCACGAATCCGATCGAATCCACCTTCGCCACCGTACGACTTCGGACCAAAGTCACCAAAGGGCCGGGATCGCGTGCGGCCGGGATTGCCATGGCCTACAAGCTGATCGACGCTGCCCAGGGGCGTTGGCGGGCCGTCAACGCACCGCACCTGGTCGCCCTGGTCCGTGCCGGCGCGGTCTTCCACAAAGGCAAACTGCTCGAACGACCCACCGACATCACCCCGCCACAACCGCCCTCAGGCGGCGATCAGCACACCGGAACGGAGGTCGCCTGA
- a CDS encoding IS3 family transposase (programmed frameshift), producing MGAKKRASYTPAYRREAANLVIDTGRSIAEVARELGVGEQLLGRWVGIQRSQRDSAPEALDIDERAELERLRVEVTELRMDREFLKKSRCLLREGDRSEPAEAFALIDAEKATFTVSRCARLLGVSRSGYYKWVKSREQELGPRARRRAELTEVIKAAHEESDGVDGAPRIHAALRRQGEVVSRKTVAKIMADNGIEGISPRTWHPPTTIVDDRAHTLPDLVGRRFDQGALNKVWTSDITYLSTDEGWLYLCAVRDGCSRRVLGYAFADTLHTDVVEAALRRAHLFRDPVTGPLKGLVFHADRGCQYTSTQMFNVAEELNVRQSVGRTGVCWDNAQQESFWSTLKTEFYHRWHFTTHTEAITAVANWIENVYNWRRSHSSLGYLSPVEFETRMINQADEAA from the exons GTGGGTGCGAAGAAGAGGGCGTCGTATACGCCGGCATATCGGCGTGAGGCCGCGAATCTGGTGATTGACACCGGGCGGTCGATTGCCGAGGTGGCGCGTGAACTCGGGGTCGGTGAGCAGTTGCTGGGCCGGTGGGTCGGAATTCAGCGTTCGCAGCGTGATTCCGCGCCGGAAGCTCTGGATATTGATGAGCGGGCGGAATTGGAACGGCTACGGGTGGAAGTCACCGAACTGCGGATGGATCGGGAATTCCTAAA AAAAAGCCGCTGCCTTCTTCGCGAAGGAGACCGGTCCGAACCCGCCGAGGCGTTCGCACTGATCGACGCGGAGAAGGCCACGTTCACCGTCAGCCGGTGCGCCCGGCTGCTGGGGGTCTCTCGCTCCGGCTACTACAAGTGGGTCAAGTCTCGCGAGCAGGAGCTCGGCCCGCGTGCGCGGCGGCGCGCCGAGCTGACCGAGGTGATCAAAGCCGCTCACGAGGAATCCGACGGGGTCGACGGCGCTCCGCGGATCCATGCGGCGCTGCGCCGGCAGGGAGAGGTCGTGTCCCGCAAGACGGTGGCGAAGATAATGGCGGACAACGGGATCGAGGGCATCAGCCCGCGCACCTGGCATCCGCCGACCACGATCGTCGATGACCGCGCGCACACGTTGCCGGACCTGGTGGGCCGGCGATTCGACCAAGGCGCACTGAACAAGGTGTGGACGTCTGACATCACTTACCTGAGCACTGACGAGGGCTGGCTGTACCTGTGCGCGGTTCGTGACGGTTGCTCGCGGCGGGTGCTGGGGTATGCGTTCGCCGATACCCTGCACACCGATGTGGTGGAGGCCGCGCTGCGCCGGGCGCACCTGTTCCGGGACCCCGTGACCGGGCCGCTGAAAGGGCTGGTGTTCCATGCAGATCGCGGCTGTCAGTACACCTCCACGCAGATGTTCAACGTGGCCGAGGAATTGAATGTGCGCCAGTCGGTGGGGCGAACCGGTGTGTGTTGGGACAATGCCCAGCAGGAGAGTTTCTGGTCGACGCTGAAAACAGAGTTCTATCACCGGTGGCACTTCACCACGCACACCGAAGCCATTACCGCGGTCGCGAATTGGATTGAGAACGTGTACAATTGGCGACGGTCCCATAGTTCACTCGGCTATCTCAGCCCAGTGGAATTCGAGACACGGATGATTAATCAAGCGGACGAAGCCGCTTAA